The following are encoded together in the Pygocentrus nattereri isolate fPygNat1 chromosome 3, fPygNat1.pri, whole genome shotgun sequence genome:
- the LOC108437470 gene encoding transmembrane protein 100-like yields the protein MESILDPSALPDPTPTVTYDPKSETVTLPTRVVSVAGVTVVTGGTEMTWGSCLLAFGFWGTLVGLSSVSVGLWDSAHTSENTSILLVLGLVILAISSGVVLGVVGFRSIMKKRGLTRREREEGRVVLVAEDGMNVIKTVTV from the coding sequence ATGGAATCAATCCTGGATCCCTCTGCCCTGCCTGACCCCACCCCAACAGTGACCTATGACCCTAAGTCTGAAACAGTCACCCTTCCCACCAGGGTGGTCTCTGTGGCAGGTGTCACCGTGGTAACTGGGGGCACAGAGATGACCTGGGGCTCCTGCCTGTTGGCCTTTGGGTTTTGGGGCACTCTGGTTGGCCTGAGTTCGGTTTCCGTGGGACTGTGGGACTCAGCGCACACCAGTGAAAACACCTCCATCCTACTGGTTTTGGGCTTGGTGATTCTGGCTATCAGCTCGGGTGTCGTGCTCGGGGTTGTAGGGTTCCGTTCCATAATGAAGAAGAGAGGACTGacgagaagagagagggaagaagggAGAGTTGTGCTGGTTGCTGAAGATGGAATGAATGTTATTAAAACTGTGACTGTGTGA
- the LOC108437457 gene encoding carcinoembryonic antigen-related cell adhesion molecule 20-like: MERVLVTVLAAVLLTESVSAVAIIGPEHILIEDKSSANLTCVGAGASDTAEWMKDDQVLSPSDRIEFLADNMTVLIDPVKRTDSGVYRCTLRNNVTSETANYSMTVNYGPDVRILGVSSVEEGSDILLFCSTESLPAASVTWTVKGATNGHSELLIIESSNGTHSGTYNCTAFNSVTGHTASEALVLTVTGKGGGPGLGPGEAAGITVAVIAVLAGLAVGLYFLINHLKNSPGPLCKLPKPTKNNENRNSDVQEENELKATEFKHQPQRTSQDTPTPRRERREQHLYENYNKPHVPRKAKPSHLPGQVNNLDLAKQRRSPEHDRPSLPPRPDNIFKDDSHVYNTRLT, encoded by the exons ATGGAGCGAGTTTTAGTGACCGTCCTGGCCGCAGTGCTGCTCACAG AGTCCGTGTCTGCTGTTGCCATCATCGGCCCTGAGCACATTCTCATAGAAGATAAAAGCTCTGCTAACCTCACCTGTGTAGGAGCCGGTGCCTCCGACACTGCAGAGTGGATGAAGGATGATCAGGTTCTGTCTCCGAGCGACAGAATCGAGTTTTTAGCTGATAACATGACAGTGCTGATCGATCCAGTGAAGAGGACAGACAGTGGTGTATACAGGTGTACGCTCCGCAACAACGTCACCTCTGAAACCGCTAACTACAGCATGACTGTTAACT ATGGGCCAGACGTGAGGATTCTGGGTGTGTCCAGCGTGGAGGAAGGTTCAGATATTCTGCTCTTCTGCTCCACTGAATCTCTACCTGCTGCCTCCGTTACATGGACAGTGAAGGGCGCCACTAATGGACACTCCGAACTGCTGATCATCGAGAGCAGTAACGGCACCCACAGCGGAACCTACAACTGTACCGCGTTTAACAGCGTCACTGGACACACAGCGTCCGAGGCACTGGTCCTCACTGTCACAG gtAAGGGTGGAGGCCCGGGCCTCGGTCCCGGCGAGGCAGCAGGCATCACAGTGGCTGTTATTGCGGTGCTGGCGGGTTTGGCTGTGGGACTTTACTTCCTTATAAACCATTTAAA GAACTCGCCCGGCCCTCTGTGCAAGCTCCCGAAGCCAA CGAAAAACAACGAAAACAGGAACAGCGACGTGCAGGAGGAGAATGAGCTGAAAGCAACAGAGTTCAAACACCAACCACAGCGAACCAGCCAAGACACGCCCACACCACGGAGAGAAA GACGAGAGCAGCATCTCTATGAAAACTACAACAAACCGCATGTGCCCCGTAAGGCT AAACCCTCACATCTGCCTGGCCAGGTCAACAATCTT GATTTAGCCAAGCAGCGAAGGTCCCCTGAACACGACAGACCAAGTTTGCCCCCCCGTCCGGACAACATCTTCAAAgat GATTCACACGTGTACAACACCCGGTTAACCTGA